Sequence from the Periplaneta americana isolate PAMFEO1 chromosome 5, P.americana_PAMFEO1_priV1, whole genome shotgun sequence genome:
gtttttttcatatttttcggAAATATTGGTTTTGTAGAGAGAATATCAATCTTCGTAAGAGTGTTTGCCCATTTTAACTATCTTTTCAACTTGGCAGTGAAATCCTATCAGGACCAGATAGTTTGTTCGGAGATAATTTACAAATCTGTATATGATTTGATATGGCTCTTGTGAATTCAAGGATGGAGGGAGGGGTGAAGTTGTGTGCAGGAGTTAATTTATCTGGTGAGGTCTTAACCAGAAGATGTCTTGTGAAAGTTCAGAATTCTTTTCTGTCAGTTGTTGTAATGACGTTGATTATTTATTGTCTACCATCTCTTTCAATTTCCTACTTTACTTTTCAGTTCTGAAATACAGTAGATAACTTGTTTCGAAGGAAACTCAAGTCTTTTTTTTACTACAATGTTGTTTCTTCTCTTAATTTACAGATATGATTGATAACATCGTAAATAACACGGGCACTTTGCTCGTGAATAATTCTTTAGGCTTCTCATCCATTGTTGAGTGAATAGTCAGCTGAGAAAGGACATAACTACACAAGTTTTGTTCACATAGGGCTTTTATGATTGATGTAGTTCCCAGTGTTGTTGTGTTTGCATTCTTCTTTACTGTAAAACATTTGTTGCAGGGTGTGACAACATACTTCTCTAGTAACTGTAACTTGGAGGATGCAGACCATGTTGCTCAATTTCTCAAACAGAAAGATATGGAGGCCTACAACAGTCGAGTTTTTAAGACTGAAGACAATGAGACTCCCGTGTATGAGGTAATAATATGAAGCTTTATATTAACACAAATATAAAAGTCCTTTTATAGTTAAATGTGGAGTTGTGCAATTGTGTTTTTAGGAAAAATATTTTGGATGTGTccatattaaatttaaagtagTTTTGCACCTTCGgtttcaaaagaaaatacattgcaaatcaagatttcaggtataactccctgtaaagttgatttgaataatttcgagggaaaaattgtacgttaaaccaaaggtcccgggttcgatgcccgaccccagaacaatttttccctcgaaattattcagaaaatacattctttctgccccataaaatgctatactgtacttcactagtttcttccagaggtctgcagaaaatgttccttttcctattaaaagcttcctttgccattgctatcatcCTTTCAACCTCTTGGCAGCAGCTTAAGTTATAAAATCAGTTTAAATATACCCTCATTTCATGATGAACTCTATTATCAACACCCAACTTTATAGATGCCCCCTTCTTATGGCTGTTTCAATTACTTCATTTTCTTTATGCTTGGACAAATCGTATAAAATCTCACTGCTTCAACTTAAAGAAGCTTGACTTTCTAAAGGCCCACTCCCACTTAgcagaatcgaatcgaacagaatttctttttactatgtatttaaatggaagatagaaaGCTGCTCATTGAATTGAACCAAACCAAATCAAACAGACTTCATAaggtagaatatttattccactgtcgggacagaatttcttgttttggGTTCATCATATGTTCTTGTAAAGCCTTCGTGAAAAAAACAAATCAGCTTTATCCATTTTTGGTAGCAATAAAATTCGTTTATTGATATTAAATTGCTGAAATAGTACATAGGctaatcataaaaattacaatttaatctgaacaaaggaaaattaataaatttcgtTCAGAATTATCTGCTATTGTGTGACTGAACATAAAAGTGCTATACTATGTAATAATTATTCCCGTGATAATGCTTggtgtgaaataagtaaattaatgaaagtATCGAGTAAAATGCAATGATGTTCTGTAAAAGGAAATTTTGTTTCATCTCTCAGAATATAGTGAAATAAAGTGGAAAATTCTCCATGTACATCCCTAGTTAAAAATATCATTAATCCAGtatttccttttcttgttttgaatatgtatttcttctctttctgtcTCATTACATAACTGTGCTAAAGCTTTATGCAATCCATTTTACACTACAATATGCTTTGATTCTCTTTGGTTCAATTcaattccactagatgtgagtggCAGTAGACGATTCGCTTCGATTCTACTAAGAGGGAACAGACCTTAAGAATCATTGTATTCGGAGTACTACTGTTCATGGTACCTCCCTTGTCAATGGCAGAATggtttaaagttatgttttgcaACTCCACATGAAGATACTGCCCGTACCAGGTGATTAGACAAGGCTGGTTCCCCAGCAGCATGGTGTTTTTACTTTTAGCATGTGGGTTGCATCTTCTGCACTGTGGCAGCTATTCACAGTGATAAAGAATTACAAAGTGTTCTAATCGCTTAATTTATCCAAGGTATTGAAATTGTCATTCTCCCTATTTTTCTGTTCATTTTTGATGCGGGCTTTACAAGCTTTCTGTCACTCGTTGCAGTTTACATGGTATGAATGCTATTTTCTGTTGGATATTGTTTTTCGTTTATTTAAGTTTTGTGGGTTAGTTTTGTATACTTTTTCCTTCACTATGTTCAGAGATATAATCTCAGAATGTAAGGTCAGGGAATTGTGGAAGCCACACATTATTGGTAATCATCCTGTCTTCAAACACACTTTAATTGCCTATAAAGAAGTATTGGCGACATGTTCTGCAGCATCCTGTTTAAGGAACCGAAATTAACTCCCTTTCAATCAGTTGATTGAAAGAAGGCTGCAAAATCTGCCCCCCTCCCCAAATGTTCTGTAATTTCTTTCGCAACTAATAGACCATCAGAACAGATGTTCTGTTGTGAAGAGGGCACTTCGTGAAAGAGGTCTGGTTTTTTCTGTATTCcaatactggttgctttgagaatTTACAAATACACACAGATGAAACTAGGCTTGTTTGAAAGAAAATAGGGGATAGGTCtcactattaattttaatagttttattgCTTTCTGAATTGAACTGTAGGAAATTCCTGTTTGTTGAGAGAGCTACCCAAGAGATTTTTTAGAAGAATTACCCAGTTGAAATGCAGTGTCGTCCAAAGTTCCCTTGGTAAACATTTGAtgcatacagttttttttttctataacaaTACCAGTTTCTCGAAATTTTTGTACTAAATGATGAACAGTTGAATGACTTAGAACTTTGACACCAAAGAATTGTTATTTAAATTACCTTCATACATCTTGAGCAGATTCTTTCAGTACGTAGGAATTATAATAGAGGAAACTAGGGAGGTTTGACCattttaagtccacacctgtggagtaatggtcagcgcgtctggctgcgaaacaaggtggctcgggttcgaatcccggttggggcaagtttcctggttgaggtttttttccggggttttccctcaacccaatacgagcaaatgctgggtaactttcggtgctggaccccggactcatttcaccggcattatcaccttcatatcattcagacgctaaataacctagatgttgatacagcgtcgtaaaataacccaataaaaaaaaaatttgaccattttaagtgttctgttttttattttgtctgggaaatcttgtaaaataaaattaattctattaTAGGATAGGGAAAGCATTGAGTtacttataataattttagtagctGCCTACTATGAACTGAAatctgtaaatatttatttttataaactaaTGTATAGCTGGTCAAACCTCCCCAGGTAAGGGAGATTTAACTCATAGGATGGGAGGTTTGACCCACATACAAAAAACCTTATAGAAGTGACAATTTCTACACATTATAAATACAGATTAACTTGAAATGAATTATCTAATATAAAAGTAATACATAATtcaattatgaaaacaaattggtattctttgtttgttttttttttttaattcactcaaAGTTGTCTCATTAAATGCTGTGTGCTGgcccattcccccccccccccccaggtacCTTTATTTTAGAAATTCTTTTGGTGCTAGTTCATAATTCAGGTTGGCTGCAACAATAAATTTTCGAGCTCAGTTTCGTCTTCATTACTGGTGGAGAAAATTTGGCAGCTGTTTTGACTTGCTTTAAACGTCAACTTCTATTCTTCTTGGACTTTATTAACATACCATCTTAACATTTTCTGTCTATGCCATATTGAATTGCAACTGCTCAAACACTTACATCGCCTTCAATCACTTGTTCCACAGTTGCCTTAATTGTTTCTGCCTCCACTTTTGTCCGAGGATTGATCTCTGACATGGTATCCTATTGAAATAGTTGTAACaatcatatttaattattattttaagtattcgtctatatttctttaaaatgtcacGTGGGTCATACCTCCCTACTCGATCTTGGTtactaattaaaatatttacaaagctCTTTGTGAAAGaaactaaattgtaaatatatCAATTTAAACCTTAAACACTACAgaatcaaataaaattataagtattTTCAGTATGATTAATTTCACTCACCTGGATTCTCACAAACTGGAACAACAAAAGTACAGTTTTCAGAATCAAAGCAGACAAGAAGTGCCAGGTCAGCTGTTTATCCTTTCACTTCCTTTTCGAGCACAAATATTGTCTTTAATCTTTAGAGCAAAGATGTTATTAGAAGATGGCAGTTGACAAACTGCTGGGTTTTTAAATAATTGGAATGGGTCAAACCTCCCCTATGGTCAAACGTCCCTAGTCTTTTTCCTATTatatgaagaatttgaaaaagttATTCACTCTTATTACCTTCTATCGAAGGGAGACAAACATGCACTCAcagagtattattttatttgacttACTGAACAGATTAAACTGTTACTCAAAACATAATATACATTACTTCATCGTAAGTTACAACAacttttgatggtgaaatcattgcaataagtgaaagtctcaggaatcttctatttcacatcaataaatttaagaatgcagttatattgtcagactccaaagcagctattctatcaatagtctctaaacacacaccttcatctcaaacagcagaaataactaaaatgctctctcaatatcactcaataaaagaattgtattccaatggataccatcccattgtggaatcctgagaaacgagaatgcagatgctttagcaaagaagggcagcactgctacttacagacctgttactaaatctacgtattactatgtgaaaagatttattaaacttcaacaaacaaaatttgataacacaatctcaagggaaaaaattgaactctctgcatcaaaatccacagttaattcccgatttaccacgaaaatcgtctgtagctgcatttgattggcaacaggccatgattgtttagccaaacacctgcatagaattggaatatatcagtcccctaactgcccattgtgcaactgaaaccaagaaatggattcggaacacctcaaaatctgtgcttcagtggctgaccatgataatatctttgaaaaatattggagtgcaagaggtcaaatgactttattgtcaaacgcctgacattagaaaacaacaacacattacTTCGTGTTCAACATGTAGTAATTGATGTAGAGACATTCTCCTTGTCAGAATAGGAGAATCAGAATACTGTCTTGTGAATTTCCTGATACATTATTTTACTAGATAACTTTTTCTCTTTTCTCACAAGAAACCTTGTTATTCAACATTGTATCTCGCCATGATCATACCACATTCGTGAACTGAAGAAGAATCTGGTTGTTGGGTTTGCATGCGCATCATGCATTGCAAGTTGCAGCCAGATAGAGAAGACGAAGAAAAAACCTAGTCTTTTGTCTACATCTTTGGGAAACAGGTATTGCAACTGTTGGGGAATAAAGGAAATTCAAATGACATGGTGCTTCATCATGAGAGACTTTATATAgtttaactttaaatttaatcatattaTTGTTGTATATTATTTGTGTCTTGTTATATTTTCCAGACTTATGGAAatagacattattattttttttatttcgttggtACTATGACTTATGACTGTTTGAATTTGTTAGATTCGACTTGCATCAGTAGAAACAGGAAGTGATCCAGACGTGACACTCAAAGATTTTGACTACATGAAAAGAAAGTTTCGAATTACACGTGGAGACTACTCAAGATTATTGGAACGTGTAGTACAGGATTTGGCCTCTGCAAAGGTGAGCtaaattcaatgcaaaatatTCCTTTCAGAGAAATGTATACTTGAAACAAGCACTGCATGTatgtataattaaaaacaaagctgttactatattattatgtgtaataattggcgtagaaacaattatatttgtttagaattacagtaaaacttcatctaTATGTTTTTcacatttacacattttttttctgaagtcctgGCAAAATTTCTATACTTTCCATGtcaatttatttcagttatacgtTTTTCTCACTCATACAATCGTATTTTAAATTCCAAGAGGTACAatacattcatttatacattataattaaaattttccaaaaattaggTTTATCATAAAAATGTAAGAACgcgaaaataatgtatttacacCATTGAATAtaatacacatacaaattttttaatcctaaaatccagaaaaaaaaaaaaaactagcgaaTATAATGCACCCTGTGCTAAAAACCACTCAAGATTAAAATTAGCTTATATTATCAAGGTTATGAAGAAACTTCCTTACCTCTAGCTATAGATGACATTCATCCTCATTTGCAGTATCAGAACTATAACTTCCGATCAACAGGTCTGATTTGGTGTCAGAATACTGATTGACAATGACTAACGTCATGCTACTCTTTCGTCAGTAATTATTGGCGAATTCTTTTGGTTTAATTAAATACGCGCAATTGTTGAGAGTTGTAttctcacaataaaataaaaatgttattaaacacTTTTCGTAGTTAAAAATATtcttattagtgattattgtcaaaaatggacaagaaattacaaatgaaaagtGCATAAAAGATGAGAAAACACGAACTCACAGTGGCTGTTTCTGTCAGTTGCTTCCCTCCATATCTCGTAACATAAAtggaacattaattttaatttgttaaagtCTGAGTATTTGAGTGCGAATTAATACACATCCCAGTTTTCAAgacaacattttgtaaaaaaaaaaatgtattgtaatcACGTAAATACGGTTCAATATGTGTTCATTGTTTAGATGTGGCCAGCTTTGAAATTCTtggaaattcgaagctgcccTATCTTGTGTCCACATGTGCTAGCTTTAGTAAATCAGTTATGCGCCAATGGTAGAATCAATTCAGAGAAGGGCAAGAAGTATGTACAGAGGGAAGAAATAGATTTTAAACAGTGAGAATCCAGATCTAAAGCTATGACCGCACTGAATACAACTATCTAACACTCctccaaactgaaaatattttgacagttGACTCAACCTGATATGACGAGAAGGTTGCCGATTAGTGTTTCAATTCCAATgagtggaagaaagagaaaatgtgTTTCTAACCGACttctttttgtaaaataatcacatgttgttaattattaatgttatttcagacataattgaTTGCCATTTGAGTTATACGTTTTTCTCActtgtacgttttttttttttcttcagaccccCATAAAAGCATATAAATGAAGTTCTACTGTGTAAATTTGGAATAGAGGAAAATACATTCGTATCTcagcttaatattaataatttcttttgaAAAGGAGTTTAAAATTTGCGCAACTATAGAGAACAAGACAAAGGTAGAAGAACTGTATGTAATCTatattatatataacaacaaatatgcattactgatattttctgaaatgcaGTTAGGATATAATAATTTTGACTTGCAGAACTATGTATCAAATGACACAGAGCGCAAGATGCTGGAGCATTATATACAGAGCTTTACACGTGGGACACTAAGAGATCACAAAGATGGCTCACGCTACTGGATAAAGAACAAAGGGCCTGTAGTGGAGACGTAAGACTCATGACTAATATTTAGTAATAGGAATATCATATTGATTtaacacatacatttttaaaattatttaccttCAATTCAAGAAGCACAGCtttaaataaaattgcagttatattatattttgctaGATTGagttgttcttttgaaaaaaaaaaaaaaattgtcttaagGTCGAAAGCATATGGATATTTTTAAGCTGAATTGCATTGGAACAATGTTACAGATTTTCTTATCTAAAATGTCTCTTGAACAGTATGCTATAAGTTTATTATGGGTCTTATTACGTTTacatataatcatattgaaagacagaaaaaaaaagtggtgGGAGATAGTATCTagaatgattattttttaattatagagAAAACATTTGATTCCTACTAGGAGTAATTGCCttattgggatttttccgaggttttacctaactgtaaggcgaatgtcaatcCTATGACGAATTCTTGCTCCCTTCTTTCCAAACAACATTTTGATATGACAAATTCTATCATTGCTAAATAATCTGGCAGTTAATACATCGCCGTTAAATGaccaattaagaaaaagaaaaaaagaaaacattgtaATGGTGCAAAATATTGATTTTGATAATATGACTGGAACAAATGTGTCATCTTTGATATTGAAGAAGGGTTGTTAATATGtcatctgtctgtctgactgaAAGAGAGACTCATGGTCAGTTGAGTGACATTGTAATTCAGACTCTTTGGATTTTTATGGAAGTATAAAATGAACAGGTTTTGGTAATTCCATGTGCGAATGAAGGAATGCGTATGCATCTTGTAAGGGAAACCAATATCatagaaataacaaaatatgtgaTATGGTTTTAGTAATAGTGAACTGTGATATTATTTATCTTAGTGTTGAtctattttcttgttattttttagGTACATTGGTTTCATCGAAACATACCGTGACCCAGCAGGCATGCGTGGAGAGTTCGAGGGTTTTGTAGCGATGGTAAATAAGAAGATGTCAGCCAAATTTGCCAATTTGGTGGAGCAGGCTGAGGTGTTGTTGCCAGAATTGCCATGGCCTAAGGAATTTGAGAAAGACAAGTTCTTGCGACCAGATTTCACGTCACTTGATGTTTTGACGTTTTCTGGAAGTGGCATTCCTGCTGGTATCAACATTCCCAACTGTGAGTTTAAGTATGTTTATGAGCCTTTCAGAtattaaaagaataattattgtataGATTGAATATTTGAAATGTGTGAAAGGGGATAAATTAGTTCATGATGGGTACATTAGGCATGATGAACGAATACAGAAGTAAAGTGTGATATTAACTTACAACCTCTTTCTTATGGAAATTGTGCTTTCCTTCCTTCCCATGATGTGTATGCATTACACCTTTACAAAAACACGttgtgatatttattttgttttcagatgATGAAATTCGTCAGTATGAGGGCTTTAAGAATGTGTCACTAGGCAATGTGATTCCAGCTAGTTACAAGCAGACTATGAAACCATTCCTCTCAGAGGAAGATAAAGAGTTGCTTAACAAGTACCAGGTTCAAGCATTTGAGGTGCAAGTTGGCTTGCATGAGCTGTTAGGCCATGGCAGTGGCAAATTGTTGCGTAAACACAAGGATGATCAATATAACTTCGATAATACGAAGCTTAAAAATCCCTTGAATGGTGAATTGGTGAGTATGAGCCCATTTCATGAACATTAGACAACAGACTTCTCGATGTTTAACTAGGTATTTACTTCGCATTGATTAGGCTCTGTTAAAAGTTTATTAATAGCCTCTCTCAGATTAATCTGTGGGAATGTGAAACATGGTATTTGTTTTGCCATTACTTCTGGTCACCTCTTTATTGCAAGCTTGGCAGATTATGATAATCCCATCTGTCATAACATGTGGAAATTTTTGTAGTCGTGGACGATTCAAAGATAAGAAAGATGTGTTAAGTGTAAAGTGAGAAACTCCatgttgttttttttctttccaggTCAAGTCTTGGTATGAAGATGGGGATACATATGACTCAAAGTTTACAACTTTGGGATCATCATATGAGGAATGTCGAGCAGAATGTGTGGGACTTTATCTCTGCTTAAACAAAGATGTCCTCAGGTGAATATTGATATACTGATTGATATACAAACTGATGTTAAAAATGGGGAGAGGCTTTCACGTTCCAAGtgtacaatttattttcttctctcccCAGAAATTTATAAATGTGCACTTACAAGTAAGGATTATTATTCTTAGCATGCAGGATTATTATGTTCTAAAATTATTGaatgatgagtctggaatgttTACCGAGAAATTAGAACTTAAGCATTATGTGAAAGTATGCACACTGATGTTCTTTACTCGTTTATGAATATGTATTGCACATCTTTTGCATGTGTACATAGCTTTTCCCTATTTTGTTTCAATATGAGGCAGGAAGTGTACATGTGATTAGTAAAACATTATACTTCTGATAAGCTTCATCTTAAGATCAGTTGTTTAGAAAGTCCAGCTTTGTACTTAAAACTACTTGAAATTTTAATTACGTAGGTAATATACATGATGGCATGCATAGGttatcttgttttcttttcttccagAATTTTTGGATTTGAGGGTCAGGAAGCTGAAGATCTAGTATATGTAAACTGGTTGCACCTTCTGTACCAAGCAGTCGGAAAGTGCCTTGAAATGTATCAGCCCTCAACTAAGACTTGGCTTCAGgtaagtttatattatttactgaTGCGCGCATACACACACATGCAGATGCAGATGTGACAAAAACATATAgtctaatctttttttttttaaggatacCGTATGCTGATTTTTACATATTccaaatcttcattaaattttatgtatagaACATAGACGTTTTATTCATATCACTGATAATCTTTCAAATAATTGACATTTCATTCATCGCcttaaaaacttaaataaaacaaGTATATGCATTCATTTAGAATAGGCCATAAAGCTAAACGATTGTTTTGAAGGCCTCTCAACTCTTCAGCAGTTACCCTACATTGCTATTCTGTAATCTTCACAATCCTGCCAGTCCTTCTCCTACAGCCGGCGATTTCTCATTGTTAAAGCTATTTCAGCTGTCCATGTTGCCCTTCGACATCTACATATCCTCCTTCCTGATGGCAACATCTCTAGAATAGTCTTTTACTGAAAGATGATAACCCTTTTTTTGAACAGTCGTGCTGCTAGACAGCTTGGTGCTGAATCATTTTAGTAACTGGCTCCTCCATATCCATTAACTGTCTTATATTCTAATATCTGTATTTTTCTTATCTCTCACCTAGATATCTTGTTTCTTCTTAACTCATCAATGTCTACTGCTTGTATCTTACATTTCCTCAACTTAAGTTCACTCCTCTGCACCATAAGATATTTTCCACTACCATTTAAAGAATTATCTTTGTCTGCTTAGATATAATTACTCCATAGAACCCATTTAAGATCTTGATCACCCTCCCCTCTTCAACCATATCCTGTATTCCACGTCAGCTTCACAACTCGTGAAACTAATCCAAATAATATGAACAGAAAAATCACCAAACTAAATCAACAatgaaaaattttcgtttttgagCTCAAAATCATTATGGTTTTCCTCACTGAAAGGGAAAGAATTCTTAATGGTGATAGGTTATGGGAATAGAATGAGGAATCAACAAAAGGTGATATTGGTATGTGATTTGtttaatgaagtacattcaaagagAAACAATAGAATAGTTTCGAAAATAATGCAAAAATTCAGTGAAACAGAAAGTGTAAAGAATAAACCAAAATCTGGGATATCAAAACATTACAGGAGGAGAAAATGCTCTTGATATGATGTTATCCATTCAAGAACATCTTCGTAAATTTACAAGCGTTTTAGTGAAAACCTCAGGACCTGAGAAGCAACAGTGTACAGTCATGCCAGCTGTGACTGCAGATGGCAGAAAACTCTCAGCATATTGTGTATTTAAGAGAAAAACTTTGTCTAAAGGAGACTTCTTGGGGGGAATTCACTTCGTTTCCATACAGTTTCTAACCAATCTTTCATCAGATCCGCCTCCATCCACTCATTTGCTGTACACAGATGCTGCACCCTATCGATAGCTTTCTGATAATCTATAAAACACAAGCATACATTTTCCTCTGATTATAACAAAATTTTTTACTGAGATCTGTATTGCAACTAACGCCTCTCTTGTACCCCACCCCTGCCTAAACATTTTATCATTATATGTAAGCTATatatgatccccccccccccccccgaatggCAGGACCCTTAACTTGTTATTCACCTCAACTCTACAAGCAGCTCATAGATGTTGCGTAAACCACGAATTTCAAATCTGGAATTTTTATCTTCTACTGTAGTTTTTACACATCTTCCTTCACATTGTTGCATCAGCCAGGGATATCAGAGTGCCATGTTTGATAGAGCTGGGAGTGGTTTCtgcattttattaacttgaatctTACATGtgatattttagaaaatattactttttaattaaattCAGAATTGCATTATGTAAGGGAATGTACTTTCATTTTtccatatataatataataataaaacgaaTCAGATCACTGTTCTAGTTTCCTCCGGTTTATTTTGAACACTGCATTAGTATTtcacaaatttacattttgttccttttttcttgttagtttaattttatttcaacatttgTTTAACAAATTTTTTGACAGGCACACTCACAGGCGCGCTATGTAATCTTGCGTGTATTACTGGAGGCAGGTGATGATATTGTGACAGTCACAGAAACTGTGAAGGGAAAGGATTTGCTTATGAAGCTAGACAGAAGCAAGATTGAAACTGTAGGGAAGAAAGCCATTGGCGACTTCTTACTGAAGCTGCAGGTGAGTGACATTGGTCTATTTGATGTATAAAATGAAATGGACACCTATGAAATACTGTATTTCATCGCATAATAGTCCCACCATTATTTATAGACAAACTGATTAGAATTTCGAAATAACGTGTAACGTGTTGCCAATGCAACACAAAGTACTGTTATGCTCAAGGTCGAATGTAGAAGTGCGAGATGTTAGTACCAAGCCAGTAATCATAAATCCCTTCAGTTCAGTACAGTTATTGTTGGTTGTGACTGGTTGCTGTTTACGAGTGTTCAAATACTTTTTTATGCCTAGACCAATCGTCTTTCCGCAGACTGGTCCAGTAGTCAGATAATACAGACTCCATTGTATCAG
This genomic interval carries:
- the DppIII gene encoding dipeptidyl peptidase 3 isoform X2, with protein sequence MTDTDQFILPNDQPVVELDCTSAFEGLTSKEKLYAHYLSQASWNGGLIVLVQTSPESPLLFALLRKLFSAQPIAELKKAALEDKNATADEFQALLVYTSGIFTNAGNYKGFGDSKFIPNLPASKFEAIIKCSEAYRREPKSMQSLWDRCKDTIYLLKEGVRSLGFHEKGVTTYFSSNCNLEDADHVAQFLKQKDMEAYNSRVFKTEDNETPVYEIRLASVETGSDPDVTLKDFDYMKRKFRITRGDYSRLLERVVQDLASAKNYVSNDTERKMLEHYIQSFTRGTLRDHKDGSRYWIKNKGPVVETYIGFIETYRDPAGMRGEFEGFVAMVNKKMSAKFANLVEQAEVLLPELPWPKEFEKDKFLRPDFTSLDVLTFSGSGIPAGINIPNYDEIRQYEGFKNVSLGNVIPASYKQTMKPFLSEEDKELLNKYQVQAFEVQVGLHELLGHGSGKLLRKHKDDQYNFDNTKLKNPLNGELVKSWYEDGDTYDSKFTTLGSSYEECRAECVGLYLCLNKDVLRIFGFEGQEAEDLVYVNWLHLLYQAVGKCLEMYQPSTKTWLQAHSQARYVILRVLLEAGDDIVTVTETVKGKDLLMKLDRSKIETVGKKAIGDFLLKLQVYKSTGDIESARAMYEKYSEVPDNGPYPWAKWRDIVLAHKQPRKMFVQANTVLSKGDEVTLKTYEPTHEGLIQSWIDRFNSSEIDVILEELWEKDQKYF
- the DppIII gene encoding dipeptidyl peptidase 3 isoform X1 — encoded protein: MNVRCIMTDTDQFILPNDQPVVELDCTSAFEGLTSKEKLYAHYLSQASWNGGLIVLVQTSPESPLLFALLRKLFSAQPIAELKKAALEDKNATADEFQALLVYTSGIFTNAGNYKGFGDSKFIPNLPASKFEAIIKCSEAYRREPKSMQSLWDRCKDTIYLLKEGVRSLGFHEKGVTTYFSSNCNLEDADHVAQFLKQKDMEAYNSRVFKTEDNETPVYEIRLASVETGSDPDVTLKDFDYMKRKFRITRGDYSRLLERVVQDLASAKNYVSNDTERKMLEHYIQSFTRGTLRDHKDGSRYWIKNKGPVVETYIGFIETYRDPAGMRGEFEGFVAMVNKKMSAKFANLVEQAEVLLPELPWPKEFEKDKFLRPDFTSLDVLTFSGSGIPAGINIPNYDEIRQYEGFKNVSLGNVIPASYKQTMKPFLSEEDKELLNKYQVQAFEVQVGLHELLGHGSGKLLRKHKDDQYNFDNTKLKNPLNGELVKSWYEDGDTYDSKFTTLGSSYEECRAECVGLYLCLNKDVLRIFGFEGQEAEDLVYVNWLHLLYQAVGKCLEMYQPSTKTWLQAHSQARYVILRVLLEAGDDIVTVTETVKGKDLLMKLDRSKIETVGKKAIGDFLLKLQVYKSTGDIESARAMYEKYSEVPDNGPYPWAKWRDIVLAHKQPRKMFVQANTVLSKGDEVTLKTYEPTHEGLIQSWIDRFNSSEIDVILEELWEKDQKYF